From the Desulfuromonas thiophila genome, the window CCCATCGGCGGGGTCGATGTGCATCTGGTGCCGGGCCAGCGGTTGCAGGCTCATACCGCCGAGGGTCCGTTGCTGGGGGTGGTTGGCCGCAAGCCGATCCATCTGCTCGAAGCCAAGGAACGCGAAACCCTGGCCAAATTCAAGGATCTGTTTGTTGATTTCGGTTTTGCCGACGGCGAGCAGGCCCGCGCCCGGCTGGCCATTGGTGACCCGCTGACCTTCGCGGTTGAGCTCGAGCGCCTGCAGGGTGACCTGGTGACGGCCCGCGCCTTCGATGACAAGATGGGGGCCTTTATCGTTACCCGCGTGTTGCAGGAGGTGCGGCGACGGGGCACGGCGGCGGTGGAACTGTTCAGTGTGACCACGGTGCAGGAAGAGATTGGCCTGCGCGGTGCCGCCGCCAGCGTCTATGGCGTGCAGCCGGATATCGCCATCGCGGTCGATGTCGGTTTTGCCAGCGATTATCCCGGAGTTGATGCCAAGGAGCTGGGTGAAGCGCGTCTCGGCGGTGGCCCGTTGCTGGCGCGTGGCGCCAACATCAATCCGCAGCTGTTTGCCCTGCTGTGCGAGACGGCACGGCAGGAGAACATTCCGGTGCAGATCGTGGCCGCGCCGCGTGCCACCGGCACCGACGCCAACGTGATGCAGCTCTCCCGTGGCGGCGTGGCCACGGCGCTGGTCAGTGTGCCGTTGCGCTATATGCATTCGCCGGTGGAGGTGCTGTCGCTGGCCGATATCGAGGCTACCATCGCCCTGCTCAGCGCCACCCTGTGCCGCATCCGCGAGCGTGGCGCGTTTATTCCACAGTGATCTGCGGCCGGCGGCCCGCTGCCGGCGGCTGTGCTGTTTTTTGTGACCGACCCGAACACGAACCAAAGGAGATCCCCCATGCTTGATTCCGATTTGCGCGAAGGACTGACCTTTGACGATGTCCTCCTGATTCCGGCTCATTCCGACGTGTTGCCCAAGCAAGTGGATCTGACCACCCAGCTGACAGCGCGCATTCCCCTCAATATCCCGCTGATGTCGGCGGCGATGGACACCGTAACCGAGGCCCGCACGGCCATCTGCATGGCGCGCGAAGGCGGCATCGGTGTCATTCACAAGAACCTCACGCCTCAGGAACAGGCGCTGGAGGTGGATCAGGTGAAGAAATCGGAAAGCGGCATGATCGTCGATCCCATTACCATGGAGCCGCAACAGAAGATCTACGAGGCATTGCAGCTGATGGAGAAGTACCGCATCTCCGGGGTGCCGGTGACCAAAAACGGCAAGCTGGTCGGGATTCTGACCAATCGCGACCTGCGCTTTGAAACCAAGCTCGATCAGCCCATCGAAAACGTGATGACCAAGGAAAACCTGGTCACGGTGCCACCGGGCACCACGCTGGAGGAAGCCAAGTTCCACCTGCACAAGCACCGCATTGAGAAACTGCTGGTGGTGGATGAGGATTTCGCCCTCAAGGGCCTGATCACCATCAAGGATATCGAGAAGGTGCGCAAGTATCCGCTGGCCTGCAAGGACGAGTTCGGCCGCCTGCGTGCCGCCGCAGCAGTCGGTGTCGGCGGTGACTGTTACGAGCGCATCGAGCTGCTGCTCAAGGCCGGTGTCGATGCCTTGGTGGTCGATACCGCCCATGGTCATTCCCAGGGCGTGCTCGACGCCGTGGTCGAGATCAAGCGCAGTTATCCCAATCTGCAGATCATCGCCGGCAACATTGCCACCGCGGATGCCGCTGCCGCCCTGATCAAGGCCGGTGTCGACGCGGTCAAGGTCGGCATCGGGCCCGGCTCCATCTGCACCACCCGCGTGGTCGCCGGTGTTGGTGTGCCACAGATCACCGCCATCGCCGATGTGGCCCGGGTGACCCAGCGCGCCGGTATTCCGCTTATCGCAGACGGTGGCATCAAGTATTCCGGTGAGTTGCCCAAGGCCATCACCGCCGGGGCCGATGTCATCATGATCGGTTCGCTGTTTGCCGGTACCGACGAGTCGCCGGGCGAGACCATTCTCTATCAGGGGCGCACCTACAAGTCCTATCGCGGCATGGGCAGTCTGGGCGCAATGAAACGCGGCAGCAAGGACCGTTATTTTCAGGGCGATGTCGAAAGCGAGGTTAAGCTGGTGCCCGAGGGCATCGAAGGTCGCGTACCCTATCGTGGCACCCTGTCAGCCAACATCCATCAGCTGATTGGCGGACTGCGGGCTGGCATGGGCTACACCGGCTGCCGCACCATCAAGGAGCTGCAGGGCAAGGCGCGTTTCATGCGCATTACCAATGCCGGCCTGCGCGAATCCCATGTTCACGATGTCAATATCACTCACGAGGCGCCCAACTACCGGGTCGAGCGGCCGAGCTAGGTCCGGCGGAAGGAGAAACCTGTTCATGGACCTGCACAGCGAAAAAATCCTGATTCTCGACTTCGGCTCGCAGTACAGTCAGCTCATTGCCCGGCGGGTGCGCGAGGCCCACGTCTATTGCGAACTGCACCCCTTCGATATGGCGATCACCGCCATCCGCGCCTTTGCGCCGCGCGGTATCATTCTCTCCGGCGGTCCCAAGTCGGTCTACGAAGCGGGCGCGCCGGCCATTGCCGAGGAGCTGTTTGAGCTGGGCGTGCCGGTGCTGGGCATCTGCTACGGCATGCAGCTGATGACACGTCATTTTGGTGGCCAGGTCGTGCCGGCCGGCAAGCGCGAGTACGGTCATGCCGAGCTGCAGGCCCTGGGTACGCCGGGATCGCTGTTCGACGGCTTTTTTGTCGAAGGCAAAAGCCCGGTGTGGATGAGCCACGGCGACCATGTGGCGCGGGTGGCCGAGGGCTTCGAGGTGGTGGCGGCGACGGATAACGCGCCGGTCTGTGCCATCCAGCAGGTTGAACGCCAGCTCTATGGCGTCCAGTTCCATCCCGAGGTCAACCACACGCCGCGCGGCGAACTGCTGATTGATACCTTTGTGCGGCGGATCTGCCGTTGCAGCGGCCAGTGGACACCGGGCCAGATCATTGAGGATGCCATTGGTCGCATCCGCGCCCAGGTGGGTGACGAGCAGGTCATTCTGGGGCTGTCCGGTGGCGTGGATTCGTCGGTCGCCGCCGCCCTGATCCATCGCGCCATCGGCGACCAGCTGACCTGTGTTTTTGTCGACAATGGTCTGCTGCGCCTCAACGAAGGCGATCAGGTCATGCAGACCTTCGCCGACAACCTGGGGGTGCGGGTCATTCGCGTCGATGCCGAGGACCGTTTTCTGGCAGCCCTGGCCGGCGTGACCGATCCGGAACAAAAACGCAAGATTATTGGCGGTCTGTTTGTCGATCTGTTCGAGGAGCAATCGAAACTGCTGCCCGCCGCCCGCTGGCTGGCACAGGGCACCATCTATCCCGATGTCATCGAATCGGCTGGCGCCAAGACCGGCAAGGCGCACAACATCAAGAGCCATCACAATGTGGGTGGCCTGCCCGACTACATGCAGCTCAAGCTGCTGGAGCCCCTGCGAGAACTGTTCAAGGACGAGGTGCGCGCCATCGGCGAGGAACTGGGCCTGCCCCGTGCCATGGTCTGGCGCCATCCGTTTCCGGGCCCGGGCCTGGGAGTGCGGATTCTGGGTGAGGTGAAGAAGGAATACGCCGACATCCTGCGGCAGGCCGACGCCATCTATATTGAGGAACTCTACCGCAGTGGCCACTATGACAAGATCAGCCAGGCCTTTGCTGTTTTTCTGCCGGTCAAGAGCGTCGGTGTCATGGGCGACGGCCGCACCTACGAATATGTGGTGGCCCTGCGCGCAGTGGAAACCCGCGATTTCATGACTGCCGGCTGGTACCCCATGCCTTACGCCGATCTGGCCCGCATCAGCAACCGCATCATCAACGAGGTCAGGGGCGTCAACCGCGTGGTTTACGATATTTCCAGCAAGCCGCCGGCCACCATTGAGTGGGAATAGATCACCGCTGTCGCCACCAAGGAGGTCGGAGGGCCGCCACAGCGACCCTCCGACAGTGCTGCCGCGCTTATTGCAGACACACCTGCGGAGCAATCTTCTCCAGTGATTTTGCACCGATGCCCTGAACCTGACACAGTTGGTCGACGCTGGTGAAGGCGCCATGCTGTTCGCGGTAGGCAACGATCTTTTCCGCCGTTTTTTCGCCGATGCCCTTGATTTCCTGCAGCTGGACAATGGTGGCGCTGTTGATGTTGACGGGCACTGTTGCCCACAGGGTCAGCGGCGCGCTGAGCAGCAGGACGAGCAGCAGGACGGTGAGACGGCGATAAAGAGGTTTGACCATGGTATGACTCCTTTCGTGGAAAAAGAATAAAGAAAAAACCAACACGAACAGGAGCAAATCTTAGCTCCGGATCATGACTTGTAAAGTGTTAAAGGAAGTTTTTTTTACAGCGGAAGCCGTGCCACTGCGGCCGGCGGTTTTTCTTGATCGCGATGGCACCCTCAATGAAGAGGTTGACTATCTGTGGCGCGAGGAGGATCTGCGGCTGCTGCCGGGTGTGCCCCAGGCCTTGGCGGCTTTGCGCCAGGCTGGTTTTGTGCTGGTGGTGGTAACCAATCAGTCGGGTGTGGCGCGGGGTTTTTTTGAGCCGGCGGATGTCGAGCGGCTGCACGCGGCCATGCAGCGGCGTTTGCAGGCTGCCGGTGCGGCGCTGGACGCCTTCTATTTTTGTCCCCATCACCCGACGACAGGGCGGCCGCCCTATGTGCAGGACTGTGCCTGCCGCAAGGGCCGGCCGGGTATGCTGCTGCAGGCGGCGGCGGATCTGCACCTTGATCTGGCCGCGTCCTACATGATTGGCGATAAGGAAGCCGACCTGCAGGCCGGGGTGGCGGCTGGCTGCCGACCGCTGCTGGTGCTGACCGGCTATGGTGCCGAGAGCCTGCGCCGCTTGCGCCACCAGGGTGTTGAACCCTGCGTGTTTGCCGATCTGGCGGCCGCGGCCCATGCCATTCTTAATGGCGGCTGTCCACCGGCCTCGACCGCATCCTGACCACCGCCGGCGGTTGACCTGCTTCGGTCGGACAGGTAGACTGCCCCGGCAGCGCGTGTCAGTCGCGTCACTTTTTCCCCCTTCCTTTTTTTCGGACCCCTATTTCACGAGGCCCCGCATGAATCTGACCTGTTTTAAAGCCTACGATATCCGTGGACGCATTCCTGATGAACTGGATGAGGAGGTGGTGTACCGGATCGGTCGCGCTTACGCTGAATTTGTCAGGCCGCAGCGGGTGGTGGTGGGCCACGATGTGCGGCTGACCAGCCCGTTGCTGAGCCAGGCTCTGTGTCTTGGCCTTACCGAGGCTGGTGTCGATGTCTATGATATCGGCCTCTGTGGAACCGAAGAGGTCTATTTTGCCACCTTCCATGAGCAGATGGATGGCGGCATCATGATCACCGCCAGTCACAACCCGATGGATTACAACGGCCTGAAACTGGTGCGGCAACAGGCGCAGCCCATCAGTGCCGATACCGGTCTGCAGCAGATTCGGCAGCTGGCCGAGGCGGGCGATTTTGAGGATCCGCACCGTTTCGGCAACGTGGAGCCCCTGGATGTGCGGGCGGCCTATATCAACCACCTGCTGACCTATGTCGACAGCCGGCTGCTGCCACAAGGCCGGATTGTTGTCAATGCCGGTAATGGCTGTGCCGGTCCGGTGCTTGATGCCCTGGCGCCGCATCTGCCCTGCGAACTGGTGCGGGTCAACCACCAACCCGACGGTCGTTTCCCCAATGGCATTCCCAATCCGCTGCTGCCGGAAAATCGCAGCGCCACGGCTCAGGCGGTGCTCGATCATCAGGCCCTGGCCGGCATCGCCTGGGATGGCGATTTTGACCGTTGTTTCCTGTTCGACGAAAAAGGCCAATTCATCGAAGGCTATTACATTGTTGGTCTGCTGGCCGAGGCGTTTCTGGCAAAGTATCCGGGCGCGAAAATCGTGCATGATCCGCGGCTGGTGTGGAATACCCTGGATATCGTTGCGGCCGGCGCGGGTCAGGCGGTGGAGAGCAAGTCGGGCCACGCCTTCATCAAGGAGCGGATGCGGCTGGAGAATGCCGTTTACGGTGGTGAAATGAGTGCCCACCATTACTTCCGCGATTTTTCCTATTGTGACAGCGGCATGATCCCCTGGCTGCTGGTGCTGGAACTGATAGCGCGCAGCGGCAAGCCTCTGTCGCAGCTGGTGGCGGAGCGCATCGCCGCCTATCCGGCCAGTGGCGAGATCAACCGCGAGGTGCAGCAGGCGGATGCCGCCCTGCAGGCCCTCAAGGCGCACTACCGTGACCAGGCCCAGGCGATTAACGAGGTGGACGGTCTGGGCATGGACTTTGGTCGCTGGCGCTTCAATCTGCGCAGTTCCAATACCGAACCGGTGGTGCGGCTGAATGTGGAATCGCGCGCCGATGTGGCGCTGATGGAGCAGAAAACGCGGGAACTGCTGCTCTGGCTCGACAGCTGGAACGCCCGTTGTCAGAACGCCTGAGCCCGGTTGCCCCATGAGCCGACAGCTGATTCTGGCCTCCACCAGCCCCTACCGGCGCCAGTTGCTGCGTCAGTTGGGGCTGCCATTTACAGCCGTGGCGCCTGATTTCGAGGAAGTGCTTGACCAGCAGATCGCGCCGGAACTGCTGGTCAAGCATCTGGCCGCCGGCAAGGCCCGCAGCCTGGCGCCGCGTTTTGGCGATGCCCTGATCATCGGTGCCGATCAGGTGCTGGTTGATCCGCGCGGCCAGGTTCTCGGCAAGCCCGGCGATTTGGCCGCAGCGCGTCGCCAGCTGCAGGTCATGGCCGGTAAACGCAGCTGTTTTTTTACTGGTCTGGCCCTGCTTGACAGTGCCAGTGGCGCCCTGCTCAGCGAGGTGGTGCGCTTTGAGGTGCAACTGCGCCCGCTGACCAGTGGCCAGATTGATGCCTATCTGCAGCGTGAGCGGCCCTTCGACTGCGCCGGCTCCTTCCGGATCGAGGGGCTGGGCATTGCCCTGATGGAACGGCTGGCCGGGGAGGACTACAGCAGCCTGATCGGTCTGCCGCTCATTGCCTTGACGCGGTTGCTGGCTGCCTGCCACTGCGACCCGCTGCAACCCTGCTGAATCCCCCCACGGTTTGTCATCTCCCGCTGTTTGTTGCCTCGAACCTGATCGCCTGGAAACCTGTGAGCCATGGAACACGCCCCCTTTGTTCATCTGCATCTGCACAGCCAGTACAGCCTGCTGGATGGTGCCATCCGCATTCCCGATCTGATCGATCACGTCAAGGCCCACCGCATGCCGGCGGTGGCGGTCACCGATCATGGCAACATGTTCGGTGCTGTTGAGTTTTATCTCAAGGCCACTGCCGCTGGTGTCAAGCCTATCATTGGCTGCGAGGTCTATGTGGCGCCGAGCAGCCGCTTTGATAAAAAGAACGCCCGTGGTTCCTCCGAGGCGTCCTATCATCTGGTGCTGCTGTGCCAGAATCAGACCGGTTATCGCAATCTCTGTCAGCTGGTCAGTGCTGCCTACCGTGAAGGCTTTTACTATCGGCCGCGTATCGACTGGGAGCTGCTGCGCCAGCACCATCAGGGCCTGATTGCCCTGAGTGCCTGCCTGGGGGGCGAAATTCCGACCCTGCTGCTGCTGGATCGGCCTGACGAGGCGCGCCAGCGGGCGCAGGAAATCGCCACGCTGTTCGATGATGAGCGCTTCTATCTGGAGTTGCAGGAAAACAACATCCCCGAACAGGCCAAGGCCAACGCCGGTCTGATTGAGCTGGGCCGCGAGTTGGGCCTGCCACTGGTGGCGACCAACGACTGCCACTATCTGACCCGCGAAGACGCCTATGCCCACGAGGTGCTGCTGTGCATCCAGACCGGCAAGACCATGGATGACGGCAAGCGCATGCGCTTCGCCAATGATGGCTTTTACGTGCGCAGCCCGCAGGAGATGGCGGCGCTGTTCGGTCATGTGCCCGAGGCCCTGAGCAACACCCTGGCCATTGCCCAGCGCTGCAACCTGACCTTCGATTTCAAGACCTATCACTTTCCGCAGTACGAAAAGCCGGCCGAGCAGACCCTCGACGAGGTGCTGCGTGAACAGGCCCAGGCCGGTTTGGAGGAGCGGCTCAGGGTGATCCGTCAACGGCGGCCCGAGTTCAGCGCCGAACAGGAGGCACTGTACCGTCAACGGCTTGAACGCGAACTTGATACCATTATCCAGATGGGCTTCCCCGGTTACTTTCTCATCGTTGCCGACTTTATCAACTGGGCCAAGGATCATGGCATTCCGGTGGGGCCGGGGCGTGGCAGCGCCGCCGGCAGCCTGGTGGCTTACGCCGTGCGCATCACCGACATCGACCCGATTCCCTACGACCTGCTGTTCGAGCGTTTTCTCAATCCGGAGCGGATCTCGATGCCGGATATCGACGTCGATTTCTGCATTTACGGCCGTGAGGAAGTCATCCGCTATGTGCAGAACAAGTATGGCGCAGAAAACGTCGCTCAGATCATCACCTTCGGAACCCTGGGTGCCAAGGGCGTGATCAAGGATGTCGGCCGCGCCCTCAATCTGCCCTACAACGAGGTCGATAAAATCTCCAAGCTGGTGCCGGCGGTGCTCAATATCAGCCTGACCGATGCCCTCAAGCAGGAACCGCGTATTCAGGAGCTGGCCAAGAACGATATCCGCATCAAGGAGCTGTTGCAAATTGCCCTGCGGCTGGAGGGGCTGACCCGCCATGCCTCGACCCATGCCGCCGGCGTGGTGGTGACACCCAAACCCTTGACGGACTATCTGCCGCTGTACACCGATCCGAAGTCGGGCGGGCAGGTAACCCAGTACGCCATGAGTTATGTCGAAAAGATCGGCCTGGTCAAGTTCGACTTTCTCGGCCTGAAAACCCTCACCGTTATCGCCAACGCCCTGCGGCTGATCCGTGCCCACAAGGCTCCCCAGTTTGATCTGGAACAGCTGGCCGATGACGATGCTGCAACCTATCAGCTGCTCAGTCGGGGCGATACCACCGGCGTGTTCCAGCTGGAATCCTCCGGCATGAAGGAGCTGCTGGTCAAACTCAAGCCCAGTTGCTTCGAGGATATCATTGCCGCCTGTGCCCTCTACCGGCCCGGCCCGTTGGGGTCAGGCATGGTGGACGATTTCATCCTGCGCAAGCATGGCAAGAAGAAGATCGTCTACGATTTTCCTCAGTTGGAACCGATCCTGCGCGACACCTATGGCGTCATCGTCTATCAGGAACAGGTCATGCTCATCGCTCAGGTGCTGGCCAATTATTCCCTTGGCGGCGCCGATCTGCTGCGCCGGGCCATGGGCAAGAAAAAAGCCGAGGAGATGGACAAGCAGAAGGAGCTGTTCCTGGCCGGGGCACGCGACAACAAGCTGGATGAAAAGAAGGCCGAGGCGGTGTTCGATCTGATGGCCAAATTTGCCGCTTACGGCTTCAACAAGTCGCATTCGGCGGCCTATGCCCTGATAGCCTATCAGACCGCCTATCTCAAGGCCCACTATCCAGTTGAGTTCATGGCGGCGCTGCTGACCGAGGATATGGAAAATACCGACAAGGTGATCAAGAACATCGCCGAGGTGCGTTCGATGGGGCTGCAGATTCTGCCGCCCGACATCAATGCGTCGGTGCGTTCCTTCACCGTGCATGACGAAGCCATCCGCTTTGGTCTGGGCGCGGTCAAGGGCGTGGGCAGTGCCGCCATTGACGCCATTCTGCAGGCGCGGCAGGCACAGCCGTTTAAGGATCTCTATGACTTCTGTGAGCGGGCCGATCTGACCAAGGTCAACAAAAAGGTGATTGAGGCGTTGATCTGCTGTGGCGCCTTCGACAACCTGGGCGGTCATCGCGCCCAGTACCTGGCGGCGCTGGAAGAGGCGATGGAGATCGGTCAGCGGCTGCAGCGGGAGCGGCAGATGGGCCAGGAATCCCTCTTTGGTCTCGACGAGATGCTCTCCGGTCCGAAGGGGGCCTATGCCCAACTGCCCGAGGTGGAGGCCTGGCCGGAAAAGGAACGGCTGCAACATGAAAAGCAGGCCCTCGGTTTCTACATCACCGGCCATCCCCTGGCCCGTTTTGCCGAAGACATCAAGCGGCTGGCCACCTGCGACAGCAGTGGCTTGACCGAGCTGAGCGATAAGGCCGAGGTGCGGCTGTGCGGCATGGTGGCCGCCAGCAAGGAGCTGGTGACCAAGAAGGGTGAGCGTATGGCTTTTATCACCCTGGAGGACTTGACCGGTTCGACCGAGGTGGTGGTCTTTCCCGAGGCTTTTCAGGCGGCCGTTGATCTGCTGGCTGCCGAGGAGCCGTTGATGGTGTTTGGTACCCTTGATGCCGGCGAGGAAAGCTGTAAGGTGCTGGCCAGTCAGATTCTGCCCTTGCACGAGGTCAAGCAGCGCCAGACCAGCCGGGTGCGTATCCGCCTGTCCACGCCAGGTCTGACCGAGGATCAGCTGCAGAGCCTCAAGCATACCCTGATGCGTTACAGCGGGGATTGCCCGGTGGAGTTGCAGATGGTGGTGCCCAATCGCAGTGAAACCCGCATCCAGATCGCGCCGGAACTGAGCGTGGTGGCCAGTGACGAACTGTCGCAGGCGGTGGAAAAATTGTTTGGCTATCCGGTTGTCACCTTCGAGTGATTCGGGTAGCATGGTCCGATTTTAAGCCAGTAAAAATTCGTTTTATTTTGCTGCTGTCGCA encodes:
- a CDS encoding M42 family metallopeptidase, producing MHPDHLALLAELIRTPSPSGFEQPVQRVIRRTLEGVADEVRTDVLGNVIARLAGPQPDCPRVMLAGHCDEIGFMVRHIDDRGFVYFAPIGGVDVHLVPGQRLQAHTAEGPLLGVVGRKPIHLLEAKERETLAKFKDLFVDFGFADGEQARARLAIGDPLTFAVELERLQGDLVTARAFDDKMGAFIVTRVLQEVRRRGTAAVELFSVTTVQEEIGLRGAAASVYGVQPDIAIAVDVGFASDYPGVDAKELGEARLGGGPLLARGANINPQLFALLCETARQENIPVQIVAAPRATGTDANVMQLSRGGVATALVSVPLRYMHSPVEVLSLADIEATIALLSATLCRIRERGAFIPQ
- the guaB gene encoding IMP dehydrogenase, giving the protein MLDSDLREGLTFDDVLLIPAHSDVLPKQVDLTTQLTARIPLNIPLMSAAMDTVTEARTAICMAREGGIGVIHKNLTPQEQALEVDQVKKSESGMIVDPITMEPQQKIYEALQLMEKYRISGVPVTKNGKLVGILTNRDLRFETKLDQPIENVMTKENLVTVPPGTTLEEAKFHLHKHRIEKLLVVDEDFALKGLITIKDIEKVRKYPLACKDEFGRLRAAAAVGVGGDCYERIELLLKAGVDALVVDTAHGHSQGVLDAVVEIKRSYPNLQIIAGNIATADAAAALIKAGVDAVKVGIGPGSICTTRVVAGVGVPQITAIADVARVTQRAGIPLIADGGIKYSGELPKAITAGADVIMIGSLFAGTDESPGETILYQGRTYKSYRGMGSLGAMKRGSKDRYFQGDVESEVKLVPEGIEGRVPYRGTLSANIHQLIGGLRAGMGYTGCRTIKELQGKARFMRITNAGLRESHVHDVNITHEAPNYRVERPS
- the guaA gene encoding glutamine-hydrolyzing GMP synthase, with product MFMDLHSEKILILDFGSQYSQLIARRVREAHVYCELHPFDMAITAIRAFAPRGIILSGGPKSVYEAGAPAIAEELFELGVPVLGICYGMQLMTRHFGGQVVPAGKREYGHAELQALGTPGSLFDGFFVEGKSPVWMSHGDHVARVAEGFEVVAATDNAPVCAIQQVERQLYGVQFHPEVNHTPRGELLIDTFVRRICRCSGQWTPGQIIEDAIGRIRAQVGDEQVILGLSGGVDSSVAAALIHRAIGDQLTCVFVDNGLLRLNEGDQVMQTFADNLGVRVIRVDAEDRFLAALAGVTDPEQKRKIIGGLFVDLFEEQSKLLPAARWLAQGTIYPDVIESAGAKTGKAHNIKSHHNVGGLPDYMQLKLLEPLRELFKDEVRAIGEELGLPRAMVWRHPFPGPGLGVRILGEVKKEYADILRQADAIYIEELYRSGHYDKISQAFAVFLPVKSVGVMGDGRTYEYVVALRAVETRDFMTAGWYPMPYADLARISNRIINEVRGVNRVVYDISSKPPATIEWE
- a CDS encoding ComEA family DNA-binding protein, with translation MVKPLYRRLTVLLLVLLLSAPLTLWATVPVNINSATIVQLQEIKGIGEKTAEKIVAYREQHGAFTSVDQLCQVQGIGAKSLEKIAPQVCLQ
- the gmhB gene encoding D-glycero-beta-D-manno-heptose 1,7-bisphosphate 7-phosphatase is translated as MLKEVFFTAEAVPLRPAVFLDRDGTLNEEVDYLWREEDLRLLPGVPQALAALRQAGFVLVVVTNQSGVARGFFEPADVERLHAAMQRRLQAAGAALDAFYFCPHHPTTGRPPYVQDCACRKGRPGMLLQAAADLHLDLAASYMIGDKEADLQAGVAAGCRPLLVLTGYGAESLRRLRHQGVEPCVFADLAAAAHAILNGGCPPASTAS
- a CDS encoding phosphomannomutase produces the protein MNLTCFKAYDIRGRIPDELDEEVVYRIGRAYAEFVRPQRVVVGHDVRLTSPLLSQALCLGLTEAGVDVYDIGLCGTEEVYFATFHEQMDGGIMITASHNPMDYNGLKLVRQQAQPISADTGLQQIRQLAEAGDFEDPHRFGNVEPLDVRAAYINHLLTYVDSRLLPQGRIVVNAGNGCAGPVLDALAPHLPCELVRVNHQPDGRFPNGIPNPLLPENRSATAQAVLDHQALAGIAWDGDFDRCFLFDEKGQFIEGYYIVGLLAEAFLAKYPGAKIVHDPRLVWNTLDIVAAGAGQAVESKSGHAFIKERMRLENAVYGGEMSAHHYFRDFSYCDSGMIPWLLVLELIARSGKPLSQLVAERIAAYPASGEINREVQQADAALQALKAHYRDQAQAINEVDGLGMDFGRWRFNLRSSNTEPVVRLNVESRADVALMEQKTRELLLWLDSWNARCQNA
- a CDS encoding Maf family protein, with the translated sequence MSRQLILASTSPYRRQLLRQLGLPFTAVAPDFEEVLDQQIAPELLVKHLAAGKARSLAPRFGDALIIGADQVLVDPRGQVLGKPGDLAAARRQLQVMAGKRSCFFTGLALLDSASGALLSEVVRFEVQLRPLTSGQIDAYLQRERPFDCAGSFRIEGLGIALMERLAGEDYSSLIGLPLIALTRLLAACHCDPLQPC
- the dnaE gene encoding DNA polymerase III subunit alpha, with amino-acid sequence MEHAPFVHLHLHSQYSLLDGAIRIPDLIDHVKAHRMPAVAVTDHGNMFGAVEFYLKATAAGVKPIIGCEVYVAPSSRFDKKNARGSSEASYHLVLLCQNQTGYRNLCQLVSAAYREGFYYRPRIDWELLRQHHQGLIALSACLGGEIPTLLLLDRPDEARQRAQEIATLFDDERFYLELQENNIPEQAKANAGLIELGRELGLPLVATNDCHYLTREDAYAHEVLLCIQTGKTMDDGKRMRFANDGFYVRSPQEMAALFGHVPEALSNTLAIAQRCNLTFDFKTYHFPQYEKPAEQTLDEVLREQAQAGLEERLRVIRQRRPEFSAEQEALYRQRLERELDTIIQMGFPGYFLIVADFINWAKDHGIPVGPGRGSAAGSLVAYAVRITDIDPIPYDLLFERFLNPERISMPDIDVDFCIYGREEVIRYVQNKYGAENVAQIITFGTLGAKGVIKDVGRALNLPYNEVDKISKLVPAVLNISLTDALKQEPRIQELAKNDIRIKELLQIALRLEGLTRHASTHAAGVVVTPKPLTDYLPLYTDPKSGGQVTQYAMSYVEKIGLVKFDFLGLKTLTVIANALRLIRAHKAPQFDLEQLADDDAATYQLLSRGDTTGVFQLESSGMKELLVKLKPSCFEDIIAACALYRPGPLGSGMVDDFILRKHGKKKIVYDFPQLEPILRDTYGVIVYQEQVMLIAQVLANYSLGGADLLRRAMGKKKAEEMDKQKELFLAGARDNKLDEKKAEAVFDLMAKFAAYGFNKSHSAAYALIAYQTAYLKAHYPVEFMAALLTEDMENTDKVIKNIAEVRSMGLQILPPDINASVRSFTVHDEAIRFGLGAVKGVGSAAIDAILQARQAQPFKDLYDFCERADLTKVNKKVIEALICCGAFDNLGGHRAQYLAALEEAMEIGQRLQRERQMGQESLFGLDEMLSGPKGAYAQLPEVEAWPEKERLQHEKQALGFYITGHPLARFAEDIKRLATCDSSGLTELSDKAEVRLCGMVAASKELVTKKGERMAFITLEDLTGSTEVVVFPEAFQAAVDLLAAEEPLMVFGTLDAGEESCKVLASQILPLHEVKQRQTSRVRIRLSTPGLTEDQLQSLKHTLMRYSGDCPVELQMVVPNRSETRIQIAPELSVVASDELSQAVEKLFGYPVVTFE